Sequence from the Malaciobacter pacificus genome:
GTAAAAATTACAAAAGAGGAGATAGAAGATCCTCACGCACACAATTATTAGGATTATAAAATGGAATATTTAAGTTCAATTATTTGGCTATGTACATGGCCACTTGTTATTTATATCTCTTATAGATTAATTTTAAGAAATATAAAGAAGATATGATGATTACACTAATGAAAAGAAGTTTTATTTATTTCTTTTTTTTAATGATTTTAATAAATTTAGGCCAAAACCTATATACACACTATATTTTAAAGGATAAAAAAAATGATTACATTTCCAGTAAAAACAAATAAAGAGAATGCTGCGGTATCACCGCTTTTTGGAAAGGCAAAATATTTTGCTTTTTATGATGGTGAAAATTTAACAATAGAAGAGAATACATTTAAACATGGTGCACCGCTTATTGATTGGTTTTTAAATAAAGGTGTTAATGATATTGTAATAAAAGAGATGGGAATAAATCCATATAAAAAAATAAAAGCTACAAGTATGAATATCTATCATGCTGGAGATGATAGAGTAACTACAAATGAGCTTATTGAAAAATATAAGAATAATGAACTTGTAGTTCTAGATGAAGAAAAAATGAAACTTATAATTAAAAAACATGAAAGTTCACATACTCATGGGCATAGTCACAATCATTAGAATTAATTATCAAAGTATTATAAGTAAATCTAATGATAATTTAAGTTTTATTTTATGCTTAGTGATGTATACTTCCATCAATTAAAGGAAAAATATTATCGTTTGATAATATTTATTTAGTATAGAAAGGATATAAAATGGCTTGCGATACAGGAGCAAAACCAATTGAAACAAAAGAAGTTTCAACAAATGAAGAAAATATAAATATAGAAAAAAAGGAAGAAAAAATGAGTTCAAGTTTAGTATTAAGAAAAGCACCAGAGTTTAAAATGGAAGCATATGATTCAAAAACAGGACACTATACAGAAGTAAATAGTGAAGATTTCAAAGGTAAATGGCATGTTGTTTGTTTTTACCCAGCAGACTTTACTTTTGTTTGTCCAACAGAGATTGCAGCAATGAATGCAAAATATGATGAGTTCCAAGAATTAGGTGTAGAAATTACAGCAGTATCTACTGATACAAAATTCTCTCATAAAAGATTTGTAGAGACTGAGCCATTATTAGCAGGATTAAAACTTACAATCGGTGCAGATACTACAGGTGTAGTTTCAAGAGCATTTGGTGTAATGATTGAAGAAGAAGGAGTTGCATTAAGAGGAAGATTCTTAATTAACCCAGAAGGAACAGTAGTAGCTCAAGAAGTACAAGCTCCAATGGTAGGAAGAAATGTAAATGAATTCCTAAGACAAGTAAGAGCTTGGCAACATGCAGAAAAAACTGGTGAAGTTTGTCCAGCAGGATGGGTTCCAGGTAAGAAAACACTTCCAGTTAATACTGATGTTGAGCAAATGACTGGTAGAGTAGGTGATTATATTACTGTTGAAGAGATTATGTCTTAATAGTATATAAAAGTAAAAAGGCTTAGTATTTACTAAGCCTTTTTTTATTCCAATAAATTTGATACTTGCGGTCATGTCCCTATTTAGTTACTAACTTTCATGACCATAACTGTGAGATTTAGACTTATTTAAAAAAGCTACATATTATTTATTTAGGGAAAACTCCAAATATTACAGTTTGTTGAACTTTTTGCAGCCACTTGTAAATAAACCCTTCTTTACTACTAATATAGTGAAGTTTTATGAATATTGAAGGAGTGCAAAATAGCCATTTAAATTTGTCAATTCAATCATTAACATAAGGGTCTATAACAATTACTCTTAAATTTTATATTTTAATGAAAACTATGCGCACATAATTTAGTCTTAGTTATTTAAATATTTCAATCTAAAAAGATGTTTTCATATAACACAATTTGTTTTGTTTTGTATATTCATTATAGAGTCAGCTTGAATCAATATATGATTAAACCCATTTATTTTCAAATCTATCTTCATCTTATTTGTAATAGATTCTATCTCTTGTAATGTTATACTATCATCATCTAATACTATATGAAAAGAAATAAAACTGTATTTTGAACTTGGGTTACTAATATGTAAATCATGATACTCAACTATTCTGGTATCTTTTTTTATAATTTTTTCGAGTTCATGTTCGCTAATATCTGATGTATTCATATCCATAAGAGACAAGAAACTTTTTTTAAGTAGTGGGTATGAATGAAATAAAATATAAACTGAAAAAACCATTGTTAAAATAGAATCAATATAGTAAATTTTAAAAAAATAAATAAATATACCAGCAACAACGACAGCTACTGAAATCAAAGCATCACTTAACATATGTAAATATGCTGATTTTATATTTGCATCTTCGTCACCATTGTGATTATGAGGAGTGTGATCATGTGAAGCACAAGCAGATACTCCAATATTGTTTAAAATATAAGCACTAATACCATTAGCAATAACTGCAATAATACCAACAACTATCATATAAATAGGATCTATAATTTCAGGATTAAAAAATCTATCAATAGATTGATAAATCATTAAAGCCATTGTAATAAATAAGAATAAAGTATTTACAAAAGCAGCCATCATTTCGGCTTTTATGTAACCAAATGTTTTTTTGAATGTTGTAGTTTTCACGCCTAAAATTAAAGCTATATAAGTAATTATAACTGCTAGTACATCACCAGCATTATGTAAGGCATCAGCAATAAGTGCAAATGAGTTGGAGATATACCCAAATATTATTTCAGAAACTACTATTAGTAGATTAACAATGATTATGAGTAGAATTTTCTTTTCTTTTGACATTTTTATCCCTTACTTTATTTATATGTATCATCTTAAAAAGGATTATAGCTAAATGTGACTTAATGAAGAATAGTCTTTAGCAGCAGTTGATTTAAACTTTACCCAATCAAATGCAACTAATAGAATTAAGCAATTAGAAAAGAGTTTAGGTTACCTCCTTTTTCATAGAGTGCCATCTGGTGTAATTTTGACAAAAGAGGGAGAAAAACTCTATCCTATGGCTGTTGAGATTATAAAAAAAGTTGAAATAGCACAATATAAAATGCAAAATATAACTCATCAAGAAACACTTCGTATTGGCTCTGGTCAAGCAAATGTTGCATTAAGATTATTACCATTTATAAATAAACTAAATAATAAATATCCAAATATGCAATTAGAACTCTATGCAGATGCTAATCCTCAAATATTAGAAAAACTATTGGACTATAAACTTGATATTGCATTTCTTACAGGTGCTCCTACTCATAAAGATTTAATGATTTTAAATAGTTTTGATGATGATTTGTATATGGTAGAACCCAAAAAAGAAGAATATAATAATTGTTTATTTGGATATAAAAAAGATAGCACTCATTATAAATTTTTAGTTGAATATGAAAAAAATAGAGGTAATGAAAATTTTAAAACAATTTTTATTGAAAACTATGAAGTAATGCTTGGTTGTGTGAAAAATGGAATGGGGAAAGCATATCTATCAAAAAGAATTATTGATAAATATGGCTATTCAAATAATTTAATTCTTACAAAACTTCCAAATGGAATGACCCCGAAAGTGTAGACAGTTTTTTAATCAGTTAACACCTAATGTTTGTAAGACTTTCATTGTATCTTTTCTCAAATTCATTTGGACTTATAAAACCTAAATAACTATGCCTTCTTTTTGAATTGTAAAACATCTCTATATACTCAAATGTTTTATCTTTTGCCTCTTGTCTTGTTCTAAATATATTTTTCCTAACTAATTCTCTTTTAAATGTCTTAAAAAAACTTTCTGCTACTGCATTATCATAACAATTACCTCTTCGACTCATACTTGGAGTTATCTTGTGATATTTTAAAAATGTTTTATAACCATAAGAACTATATTGACTTCCTTGATCTGAATGTAATATTACTCCTGTATCAGGAATTCTATAAGTTGCTTTATTTAAAGCATTTAAAAGTAGTTGTGTGGTTTGTCGATGAGAAGTTTCCCATCCTATAATCTTTCTTGAAAATAGATCTAAGACTATTGCTAAATATAACCATCCTTCATGAGTTCTAATATAAGTTATATCACTAACCCATGATTCATTTGGAGTATTTGTTATAAAACATTGTTTTAAGTGGTTTGGGTGGGCGTTATGAATGGAACCAGCTTTATATTTAGGTTTTCTTCTATAGTTACCAATTCCACATATTTTAGCCTCTTTCATGAGTCTTGCAACTCTTTTTTTATTCACATGAATATTTAAAGCTTTTAAGTCTTTATGTATATTTCTATATCCATATATTCCATTTGATTCTTTATATGCTTTTTTTATTTCAAGAAGTAGTTTTTCATTTTCTAACTGTAAATTTGATATTGGTTGTTTTAACCATTTATAATACCCACTTGGATGAACTTTTAATACAGAACACATTCTTCTTATATTGAAGTGTGTTCTATATTCTTTAATAAACGCGTACTTTAATTTGGGTTGCTTGCAAAGTACGCTGCGGCCTTTTTTAGTATATCTCTTTCTTCTGTTACCCTTTTTAGCTCTTTTTGTAATCTTTTAATTTCGTCTTGTGCTTCTTGGGAAACTTTTGCTTCAAATTCTGCTTGTGGTGATTTATATTTTCTTATCCAATTTCTAAGTGAGTCAGGGTGCATGCCTAATCTTTTAGCTGTTTCAATAACTCCATAACCATTTTCTACAACTTGTTTTACTGCATCTCTTCTAAATTCATCACTATAATCTCTTCTTGCCATTTTTTAATTCCTTTAACGATTAAACAATTTTCTCCAAATTGTTTTGTTAATTAACTGAATTAAATGGTGTCTACTTTATAGGGGTCATTCCAAAATGAGTTAAAGACATTCTTGATTTGTAGAAAAGATTATATACCAATAATAAATGAATATTTGAAGAGAGTTAAACTACATTAATTAAAATATAATAAATAATTTGGGTCATATGAACTTCCTATCATTCCTTTTTGAGTAGGAACTTAGAATATTAAGACTTTATAGGACATAAGTTCTTAATAATCTTTTTCTAAACCTCTTATATTTGGAACACGAAGTACTCAAGCGAGTTTTCCGTGTTCCACAAAATGTTCAAAAAGTAAAATTGAGAGACTCTCACAAATCCTTAGGATTTTTTGAACAACAAAATTGACTTGTTTAAATCATAAATTTAAAGACTTATCTAATCTTCCTTCAAAAAATATAGCCAATTGGGAAATAGTTAGTGACCAATTTCTCATAGGCATAGTCCATTTTTTACTTGCATTTTGAATACCCATATAAAGAAGTTTCAATAGAGAATTTTCATTTGGAAATGCACCTTTAGTTTTAGTAAGCTTTCTAAATTGTCTATGAACAGATTCAATGATATTTGTAGTATAAATAATCCTTCTAATATCTTCAGGATATTTAAAATAAGCAGATAGATTCTCCCACTTATTTTTCCAAGATTGAATCACAATAGGATATTTTTTGCCCCATTTGGATTCAAGGTTATCAAGTTCTATTTCAGCAGCCTCTTTTGAAATAGCTTGATAAATAAGCTTTAAATCTTTCATAAACTCCTTTTGATTTTTAGAAGCAACATATCTTATGGAGTTTCTTATTTGATGAACTATACATAGTTGAATTTCAGTATGTGGAAATATAGCCTTTATAGCTTCAGGAAATCCTTTTAAACCATCAACTGAAGCTATTAGTATATCTTGTACTCCTCTATTGTTTAAATCTGTTAAAACCTGCAACCAAAAATTAGCTCCTTCATTTTCAGACAGATATAATCCTAAAATCTCTTTTTTACCATTTAATCCAACACCAAGGATAGTATAGACTGCTTTAGATATATACCTACCATTCTCTTTTATTTTATAATGAATAGCATCAAGCCAAACAAAAGGATATATTGCTTCTAATGGTCTTTGTTGCCATTCTTTTAAAAGGGGTATAACTTTATCTGTAATAGAGCTTATTGTAGCTTTAGAGAACTCTAATCCATACATCTCTTGAATATGTTCAGATATTTGAGAGTAACTATTCCCTAAAGCATATAAAGATAAAATCTTCTGTTCTATATGGTCTGAGATATGAGTTTGATGTTTTTTAACTATTTGAGGTTCATAAGAACCATTTCTATCTCTTGGAACATCAAGCTCAAATTCACCAACACTACTTTTCATAGTTTTAGAAGATTTACCATTTTTTCTATTTTTATTTATCTCTGTTGTAAGATGAGATTCAAGTTCTGCTTGAAGTGCAGCTTCTGTAAGTTGTTTAATAAGTGGAGCTAAAACTCCATCTTTACCATCTATTTTTGCACCTGCTTTTATTTGTTCAAGTGCATCTGTTAAATCAAGTGTTTGATTCATTGTTCAATCCTTTAGAATTATAAATTCTATCAGACTGACACAAAATTTCTAACACTCCCTATCTTTCCTGAGATTTTCTTAGCATCTCTAATCCCTCTTGGCTTATCATTGTAACTTCCCATTTAGGTGAGAAAACAAATTTTACATTACAAGTTGTAACCTCATCAACACTTTGAACTCTTTCACATATCAAATCTGTAAAAGATTTTGTACTAGCACATCTTGAGTTTATAACTGTCATTTCAATATTTACATTTATAATTTCATCTAGCTTTTCTAAATTTATATCATAAATTAGTCCTAAATCATAAATATTTATAGGTAATTCAGAGTCTTTTATAGTTTTTAACTTTTCAATCACTTCATTTATAATTTCATCTTTATCCATACAAATATCCTATTAAGATTGATTTTATTCACCTAAATCTATATTAATGCCCTCTTTTAAAAGTTCATCTTGTCTAACTCTTAAATAGTCTAAGTATGTATTTGGATATTGGACATAAAACTTACCACTTACATATCTTAAAATTTCTTTGAAATGAAATGGATATAACAATGCATCAACTGTAGAAATTAGTTTTTTATTATCAAATAGTAAAACACCTGGTCTATAATCTAAATTAATAGATTCTGCCCACTTTTTTGGTGTAGTTTTTTCTCCGTTAGGATTAATAATCTCTTTTGTAGATTTCGCATCAAGTCTCACAACTGTAAATTTTGATAATTCTTCTTTTACTAAAGCATCTTTTAAAACTCTATTGTGAAAATAATCACATTGAGTACAAGAGCCATCTTCAAAAATCACTGCTAAGGGAGAGTTTACCTTTGATAAATCTTTAATTTCTTTAAATGAATCATTCTCTTTGAAACTATATAAACTATCTTTTGTAATTTTATTTGCATATTCAGTTAGTGTCATATTTTCATAATGTTTACCTTGAACATACTCTAAAATATATTTAAAGTTTATAGGACTTCTATAACCATTTACTCTTACTACAACTTCTTTATCATAATTGAAAAATAAAATTGTAGGACTATATTGAATTTTTAATTTTTCTGCTAACTCTTTTTCAGTTAAAGTAGTCTCTTCATCCCAAACAATTTCTCTACTTCCTTTTACATTTATGTCAATAACATCAAAATATTTTTTAATAAAATCACTCGTTTTATTTTTTTCAATAAAATTTTCATTTAACATTTTCGTACAATATGGACAACCATCTAAATCCATAAATAACATGATATGTTTATTATTCTCTTGTGCTTCTTCAACATCTTCAGCCATATCTAAAAAACTCTCTTTAAACCATTCAGGAGTCTCATGCATCTCTCCACCAATAATCTTACCTTGTTGTGCGAAAAGATTTAAACTAAAAAAACTTAAAAGCATTATCAGCATAATATTTTTTAATGTTCTATTCATAACTATTCCTTATCTATTTTTATTATTATTCTATTATAAAATTTTAATTTTACTCTTTTTATAGTTTTTTTATTAATTTATTTTTTTTAACTGATACTTTATTTTACACTTTAAGGCTCTTGTTTATTTATTTTTTATAGAGCCACTTGCAGATTATAAAAAACAACCCGTAATTTAAGCTGATTTAAATTTTAAAAAGTTGAATCAAACTTCAGATAAGTTATAATTTTTTACTACAAAAATTTAACAGAAGAGCGATTCAACTTATGGAAATTATTCTACCAAAAATATCTTCAAGTCTATCTAAAATGTGGACTAAGGTTTTAAATCTTGAAAATTCACTTTTTCCTTCTTTGAAAAGAGAGCTTCAATTAGAAGAGTTGTCAAATAAAGAGCAAAAGCTTATTAAGATATTAGACTTTGCTGCGATTGAAAAAAATATCACTGTCGTATCTATTACAAACACTCCAAAGCATAGAGAAGAGATTGCACGAGCATTTATTGCAAAGAGTGTTTACAATATCCAAACAACCAGAGACCTTATCGATAGACTTCATAGTGATAGAACGCTGAGGATCTTGTGTGGGTGGAGATATAAAAACGATATTCCAAGTGAGTCTAAATTTAGTAGAGTCTTTAAGGAGCTCAGTGAGCTTAAAATTGCACAAAAGACGCATGAGCAGTTTGTGAAGGAGTATCTAAGGGATACACTCTTTTTTTATAATGCAAGTGATGCAACAAAAATACCACTGAGAGAAAAACCTGTAAAAGTTGAAAAAGAAAAGTTTAAACCAAAAAGAAGAGGACGACCTAAAAAAGGTGAAACAAGAGAGCCTAAAACACCCAGTATCTTGCAGCAACAAGAAGATATGAAAACCACAAAGCAGATGCTATCTTTGGTATCAACGCAGTGTGGAGTTGGAAGAAAACAGAATTCCAAAGGCAACTTTGAAACATGGATAGGAGGGAAACTCCATATCAGTGTAGTAGATGGAGATATCCCTATTACTGCTATTTATTCAGGGGCAAATGTTCATGATAGCTCAGTAGCACTTCCTCTTATAAACGAGACAAGCAAAAAAGTATCATATCTTTATGACTTACAAGATGCAGGATACGACAGCAATATTATCAGAGATTTTTCCAAAAAACTAAATCATAGACCGCTTATTGATATCAATCCGAAGAACTCCAAAGAGTTAAAAGGAAAAATTCAACTTATAAAAGATGAAAAAAAGAAATTTAAAATTCTAAACCTTACTCAAAGTTTAGATACCCATCACTATAACCAAAGAAGTATGGTTGAGAGAGTCAATAAATACCTCAAAGAAGACTTTGGATGCAGTAATATTTATTATAAAGGAGCTACAAAAGTAGCTTCTGTTTTAGCATTTGGTATTTTATCAGTTTGTATTCATCAGAGTTTGAAACTGGTAACATAACTTTTAGCTAAAAACACTAAAAATTAGCCATTTTTAAAACTCAACCATCAAGCACGCACCCAATAATAGTTTTTTATCTAAAATTGACCCATAAAGCGGTAAAATGATTAAAAGTTTAAAAGATCTGCTTGATAAGCTTAGTAGGTTTACAAATTCACTAGTTTATGATGGTGGAATTTGCAAGCGGCTCTATAAAATAAAATTAATTTTAATTATTTATTTCTTTCAAAGGTTAGTTTATGAATATATATTTATATGCAAAAAGTGGACATACAATTGGATTAGATGCAACAAAAAGATGTGCTGTTATTGCAAATATTTTTAAAGATTACGATCCTATATTATGTACAAGCGATTTCAGAGCGGGTGCATTTGCAAAAGATTTATTAGGTGTAAGAAAATATGTAAACATCGATGTAATTAGGAATTTACCCAATATTATGAATAGAAAAGATATCTTAATTTTTGATACTCCTGAAGTAAATGAAGAAATGAGAAAGGATATGGAAGATTTTTGTTCTTTAGTTTATGATTTAAATGATGATACTAGTCAAATTATAGTTGATAAAAACTTATATTCAAAAGTTGAAACAGCAAAATTAGATAAAACAATATTTTATGGGGATGATGACTATCTCAATGAGTTTTTGAATATGGTTAAAAATTCTGGTACATATAAGATAAATCTATTAATGGGTCACTACTTTTTTCTTGGAAATGAAAAACTATTTGCTGAACACTTTGATAATGTTATAGAGGAAGAAGAATATGTAGATACTATACAAAATAGTAAATACCTTTTAACAGGTTCAATTCAAGCTGCATTAGAATCTATAAGTTGTGGTAATTATCCAGTTTTATTAAAAAGAACAGATAAACTATATAATGAAAAATTAATAACTGACTTAAATATTCCTGTGATATTATCAAATGACTTAAATGAAATAATAGTAAGATTCGAAGAAATAATATCGAACTATCCCAATATTGTAAATTTTGCTCTTACAAATACTAAAAATATGTTTAGAGAAGTAAGTAAAAAGATCGAAACTTTCAATAAATTATTGAATAACTAATCATAATTACATTATTATAAGTGCTAGTTATATTTATTTATGCTAATTATAAGGTAATTTAATATAAAATTTCAATAGAAACTCTATTAAAGGGCTTATAATGAGCGAGAAAAACGAATATCTAAGCAAAACACCTTTTAGAATTAAAAGATACTATGTTTATGCACTAATCACGATTATGGTTATGATTACTCCATTTATAAAAATCAATGGAAATCATATATTTTTATTGTCATTTGATAAAAAGCAATTACATCTATTTGGTACAGCATTTGATATGCAAGAGTTGTATATGATGCCATTCTTATTAATGTTACTATTTTTAGGAATTTTTGCTGTTACTTCTTTAGGTGGAAGAGCATGGTGTGGATGGTCATGTCCTCAGACAATTTTCAGAGTTATTTACAGGGATTTTATTGAAGGTAAACTTTTAGGTCTTAGAAGAATTAAAAATAAGCAAAAAGAACCTGATTGGTCAAAAGCTTCTAACAAATCAAAAAAAGTAATTGGTATTATAATTTGGTCAGTATTAGCTTTACTTGCGGCATCTAACTTTATGTGGTATTTTGTTCCACCTGAAGATTTCTTTGCTTATTTACAAGATCCATTTGAGCATACTTTTTTAATTGGATTTGTTTTAATAGTTGCTGCATTTTTAGTATATGATGTAGTTTTCTTACAAGAGAACTTCTGTGTATATATTTGTCCTTACTCAAGAGTGCAATCAGTTCTTTATGATAATGACACTTTACAAGCTATTTATTCTAATAATAGAGGTGGACAAATCTATAATGAAAATAAAGAAAAAATGATTTTCAAAGCAAAAGATTTACCAGACCCTACAAATGAATGTACTACTTGTGAAGCCTGTGTTACAGTTTGTCCAACACATATTGATATTAGGAAAGGTTTACAATTAGAGTGTATTAACTGTCTAGAGTGTGTTGATGCATGTACTACTGTTATGGGGAAATTAGGTAAACCTTCACTTGTTCAATGGTCAAGTACAAATGAAATAGTTCATAATAAACCAACAAAAATGTTAAGAAAATCTACAATTATGTACTCAATTGCGTTACTAGTAGTTGTAGGCTTACTATTTGTTATGGGTGGAGAAAAAGAGTATATGTTATTAAATGTTAATAAAACTACTCAATTGTATAAAGTAAAAGAGAATAATGTAGTTTCAAATAACTTTGTATTACTTTTCCAAAACACTGAATCAAAGCCTTTAACATATAATTTAGAAATAATAGATAATCCAGATGTAAAAATTAAAAGATTTAAACCATTTACATTGAGTCCAGGTAAAATGGCTAAAAAAGTTGTAATACTTGAAACTGATAAAATTTTAGTAAAAGACAATACAAAAGATACACCTATTACTATTACATTAAAAGCTTATGCAACAGAAGAACCTCAAAGGGTAAGTGTTACTAGAAAAGCAGTATTTATTTATCCAAGAGCTGATAAATTAAAATAAAAACTAAGTAGGATATATTTTCCTACTTAGCCTACAAACCTTCTTAATTAACTTACTTATCAACAAAACTTAGATAAAATCGCGAAATATATTTACAACTTATACAACTATAATTTTTTGGAGAACTACTAATGACAAAATTCATTTTCGTAACGGGTGGAGTTTTAAGCTCACTTGGAAAAGGTATTACATCAGCATCTATTGCAACAATTTTAAAACAATCAGGTTTTAACGTAAGTATGTTAAAAATCGACCCTTACTTAAATGTAGACCCAGGTACTATGAGTCCATTAGAACATGGTGAAGTTTTTGTTACAGCTGATGGTGCAGAAACTGACCTTGACTTAGGAAACTATGAAAGATTTATCGATAAAGAGCTTTCAAGTAAAAACTCATTTACAACAGGGCAAGTTTACCAAAGTGTTATTAAAAGAGAAAGAGAAGGTGGATACCTAGGTAAAACTATTCAAGTAATCCCACACGTTGTTGATGAAATTAAAGAAAGAATTTACGCAGCAGCTGAAGATAATGACTTTTTAATTATCGAACTTGGTGGAACAGTTGGAGATATCGAGGGACTTCCATTTATGGAAGCTATTAGAGCAATTAGACATGAATTAAACAAAAGAAATACTATGAATATTCATGTAAGTTTAATCCCATTTATTAAAGCAGCAGGGGAGCTTAAAACAAAACCAACTCAACAC
This genomic interval carries:
- the ccoG gene encoding cytochrome c oxidase accessory protein CcoG, coding for MSEKNEYLSKTPFRIKRYYVYALITIMVMITPFIKINGNHIFLLSFDKKQLHLFGTAFDMQELYMMPFLLMLLFLGIFAVTSLGGRAWCGWSCPQTIFRVIYRDFIEGKLLGLRRIKNKQKEPDWSKASNKSKKVIGIIIWSVLALLAASNFMWYFVPPEDFFAYLQDPFEHTFLIGFVLIVAAFLVYDVVFLQENFCVYICPYSRVQSVLYDNDTLQAIYSNNRGGQIYNENKEKMIFKAKDLPDPTNECTTCEACVTVCPTHIDIRKGLQLECINCLECVDACTTVMGKLGKPSLVQWSSTNEIVHNKPTKMLRKSTIMYSIALLVVVGLLFVMGGEKEYMLLNVNKTTQLYKVKENNVVSNNFVLLFQNTESKPLTYNLEIIDNPDVKIKRFKPFTLSPGKMAKKVVILETDKILVKDNTKDTPITITLKAYATEEPQRVSVTRKAVFIYPRADKLK